GATCACTTCTCTTTTCCTAATGTTATCTACATCTTGCACTTGCATTGCTCTTTGCCCTTCTTTCAAACCCCAGAATCACGTTAAGACCTCGAATATTACAGATGCATAGCACCGGTACCTGTTTTAGTCCCTCGAGGGAGGAGctccgggggggggggggtgaaaCCCACccacttgtatttatttatgcATTATGAGCGGCGAGGACCACTgtaattatataaacaaaaacttCGAAGCTCCcttcccagaaaaaaaaaaaaaccaaaaaaaagaaagcaatggCAACGGAGGGAGAGGGAGTCTAAAATTTCACTTTCCCTCCATAAAAACACTATCGGACCATATTTCTGTGTTTAGAActgtgttttaaatttaaatagtatttttttttaaaaaataatttttatccctTTGATGAAATACTACTGCTGTACTGCGCACTGAATTTGCCAGATGATCAATtcatatattattcttttttcttcagccACCGCATTCAATGATTACTTTCGAAAAcaaaaatttgatatatttgccAAAAGGGAAAATCAGAGAGAAAAAAACGAGCTCCTGCCTTTTATATTTGCGTGGGGAAGGGTGATTTTGTAATCTTATCACATTAAAGCGGAAACCTCACTTCCGCCACTCCAATCATTTTTCCCTTCGATGCAGATTTCTAATGACTCAATTACCCTCACATGCATACGGTATTATCACATGCGCGTTAACTTCTCACTTACGCCGGACCACCCAGCTGTTCTCCCTCCACCTCATCACTCCACTGGGCCCTCACAACTAGAAAAACCCTAAATTCACGACAAATTCAACCCAAATTCACCctaaatcacaatcacaatccAACGCCTCTAAACACCACCGCGTGTCATCGACATCAGATCTCACCATCCATGACAGGTCTGTCGGTCAGGTTACCGGGCAGCTTCTCaagaaacaaaactaaaatcaatgGCCCAGATCTTGCCCGTAACATCTTCGGGCAGATCTCATTGCCTTTAAGAACCTACCCCCGCCTCCTATCTTCCTCGCTCTAAATCAATCCCTCACAAACCCTAACCCTTCACGTCTGTTTGATTTTTCATCTTTTGGGGGTTTCCAATTGTATTTTCTTGGCGCGCGTGGAGGCAAAATCTCTGCAACGCGTGTCAGTCACGCTCCACTTGATTCATGTTAAATGCTCACCGGAGATCTACCGGAATCGTACCGGACTCATGGCGTCAGCTGTCTTAGCGAACCGGAACGAACCCAGTTGGACCCAGCCACAACCACAGCAACGCGGTGGAGCTAAATTCATGGGCAAGATCCCTTTCTCTAACCCCAACCCTAAATTCTCCAAAAAACGCCAATTTCAACCACCACAACAACCGCAAATCCTCGATGTCGATGAGTCCCCGTCAGCCGCATCAGATGACGCGTCGTCGATAAACCGCCGTCCACAGAACAATCACCAAGATTTCAACACCGGAGGATTCGTGACGTTCAATGTTGGCTCGtattcaaaaaaagaattaatcgAGCTAAAAAATCGATTGGTTCATGAGCTTGAAAAGATCCGAGAGTTGAAAAATAGAATCGAATCCTCCGAATCCCAGATCCGGCAATCCTCCAATTTCAGCTACAAAAAACAAACCTCTACGAACAAGAAAGTATCAGGCAACAAGCGGCCGTTTCCGGCTCCttcaaattttaacaatttgaaGCGATCGAATCCAGAGAATGCGCAATTGATGAAGAATTGCAGTCAAATTTTGTCAAAATTGATGAAGCACAAATTAGggtatatttttaattctccAGTTGATGCTGTTGGTATGCAATTACATGATTATCATGATATAATCAAGAGCCCAATGGATTTGGGTACGGTAAAGTCAAAATTGACCAAGAATTTGTATGAATCGCCAAGGGATTTCGCTGCTGATGTTAGATTGACTTTTAATAATGCCATGAAGTATAACCCTAAGGGTCATGAGGTTTATATACTCGCCGAGCAGTTTTTAACTAGATTTGAGGATTTCTATAGGCCGATTAAGGAGAAGGTGGGTGAGGATTTTGATGAGGAGGAGAATGATCAGGTTCAAGAAGTGCAAGCGAGTTCTTGGGATCATATTAGAAGAGAGCCAGAAAGGGTTGATCAAATTGATGATGATTTTATGCAAGTTACAGAGAAATCTGATCCAATTGGGCACCAGGTGCATCAGCAGCAGCCACTACAGCAGCCAACTGGGTTGAATCAAAACCCTAATTCGGTGAGGACGCCTTCGCCAATGAGAATGCCCCAAGTGAAGCCAGTGAAGCAACCAAAACCGAAAGCAAAGGATCCAAATAAAAGAGAGATGAGCCTCGAAGAGAAGCATAAGCTGGGAGTCGGGTTGCAGAGTTTGCCACAAGAGAAAATGGAGCAAGTTGTGCAGATTATTAGGAAGAGGAATGGGCATTTGAGGCAAGAGGGTGATGAGATTGAGCTTGATATTGAGGCTGTTGATACAGAGACGTTATGGGAGTTGGATCGGTTTGTGACTAATTACAAGAAGATGGTTAGCAAGATAAAGCGGCAAGCTTTGATGGGTATAAACAACAATGTGGGTGCTATTACTACCAGCGAAGGCAATAATAAGGTATGTGAACTGTCCTGGTTTTCTAGTACGCCAttgtttctttgctttttatcaGTTTTGCGGTAAATATATGGTTTGCTTATGGGTGTTTAACTGTGTAGGATGTTCCTGGGAATGATAGAATGGAAGTGGTAAATGAGGCGAAGAAGCCAAAGAAGGGGGATGTCGGGGATGAAGATGTGGACATTGGTGATGAGATGCCAATGAGTAGTTTTCCACCAGTGGAGATTGAGAAAGATAATGGCCATGCAAGTAGCAGTTCTAGTAGCTCCAGCAGTTCAAGTGATGATTCTTCATCTTCAAGCGGTAAAGCTCAATCCTGATGTTGCGGAGTCTAAATTTCACTGAGTTTATTGTGGTGCGGAAATGCTAACCTTGAGTTAAATTGCAGATTCTGATTCAGGGAGTTCTTCAGGGAGTGATTCAGAGGATGCGCATTCATGATGAGCTCTTTTTTTCCGAGTGGAATGAATGCTGGATTGCTTTGAAGCTTTTCAGAAGAGGGGTCTTTGAGGTTCTTTGGGATTGGGTCATGGATGAGGTATGTAGCAATTCGCTTGTGTTGTCGATGCCGTTGAAAATCTAGTTTTTCCATCCCTAGTAAAAGACTGATGGAGTTGTACGAACCCTGGTGCTTTTTGTACAGGGAAGGGTCCGCAATTGTGTTGTGGTGGTGGGTTGCTGCTCGGGAAGTGGCTTTGCATTGACCGGGGGCCGAAAGCGTTTGCTTTTGtgtaaaaagatgaagaaaatagtAGAGGGAGAGATGAAGGTGTAGGTTAGGAGGGTAAGAAAGTGGTGAAAAGGTAGAGCATAGACTGTTAGATTCTCAAGAGAGATAGTTGAATCGCTTGTGTACACGTTACAACACTTAATACATGATTTTCAGCATCAGCGAATGCTCTCTCGCGTGATTTATATCATTGATCAACTGATGAACAACCAATAAGACACTCCCAATTCCCAAGTTTTAAACATTTTGCACAAACACGAAAGGACTGCACGAGGGATCCCCCAGAAAAGCTTGGAAGCGAAGCAATATCCCATCTCTGCAATGGATGTTTTGCTAATTGGACAGGTGTGCCCAAATAAATAGATCAACAGATGCTCTACTAATTAGCATGtgaaatttgatagaaaagtgTCCTTATTCTTTCTACTTgagatttttgttcttgttttttttcaacttcacctcttttttttttctttttttttttatcttcattttttatgcttcttcgctttttgttagttttttaatttaagatttttttattagttcaaagtgtatgatatattattattttaataggtaaaagaatttttttcatcaattattcagattaattttaaatttataaaattaatcattcaTATCGAGTtagtattaatataatttaattttcaataaacagCTACAGCTTGTCCgaattcaataatattatatatataaaaaataatccccCGTACACTTTTTATGTGTAAAAAGATTGATGAAGCCCGCGGCTGATGGCGGGGCAACGGACTCGTGCTCTACTTAATTATTATGCCACGTAATGGCCATGAGCTTTTCTCATCTGGAAAAACACTTGTCCACAGACAAAGGTGCGATTGTTAATTTGCTGTGCCCATTAGACGGCCATACGCGAGCTGGCTCTCCATGCCGTACTAAGAAAGATATTTAAGGAGTTGCTGGCCTTCCAAGGCTtctgttagagagagagagagagagagagatgggattCTCAGCTCTCCTCTTTTTTAATGTCTTTGTTCTTTGTAGTGGTTGGGGCTAGTCATCATATTTGGAGTTCATTGTAACGTGGAGATTCTTCTATCGTCACTGTCTCCTCGTCAACTGGAATCCTAGGTCTCTGCCTAGGAACAACTTCATTGACGCCAGGAGCTTTAAGAGTTTGACCTAAGAGGACTCTTTAGGTAGAGAGATGGATTTGAATCGATAAAATTGAATATGCAT
This is a stretch of genomic DNA from Populus alba chromosome 11, ASM523922v2, whole genome shotgun sequence. It encodes these proteins:
- the LOC118051825 gene encoding transcription factor GTE7 produces the protein MASAVLANRNEPSWTQPQPQQRGGAKFMGKIPFSNPNPKFSKKRQFQPPQQPQILDVDESPSAASDDASSINRRPQNNHQDFNTGGFVTFNVGSYSKKELIELKNRLVHELEKIRELKNRIESSESQIRQSSNFSYKKQTSTNKKVSGNKRPFPAPSNFNNLKRSNPENAQLMKNCSQILSKLMKHKLGYIFNSPVDAVGMQLHDYHDIIKSPMDLGTVKSKLTKNLYESPRDFAADVRLTFNNAMKYNPKGHEVYILAEQFLTRFEDFYRPIKEKVGEDFDEEENDQVQEVQASSWDHIRREPERVDQIDDDFMQVTEKSDPIGHQVHQQQPLQQPTGLNQNPNSVRTPSPMRMPQVKPVKQPKPKAKDPNKREMSLEEKHKLGVGLQSLPQEKMEQVVQIIRKRNGHLRQEGDEIELDIEAVDTETLWELDRFVTNYKKMVSKIKRQALMGINNNVGAITTSEGNNKDVPGNDRMEVVNEAKKPKKGDVGDEDVDIGDEMPMSSFPPVEIEKDNGHASSSSSSSSSSSDDSSSSSDSDSGSSSGSDSEDAHS